The window CAGTAAGCTCGGGACGAGATCGAACTTCACTCTCAAAAATCTGAATCGAGCACGGAGCGTCAGCTCCCGTGACGCGGGCAAGCGTCGCGGAGAATGCTCTCACTTGCGAGGGAGGCTGTGCGGTGGGGGAAAGCGAAGAGGTTCTCTGCCAAGCCGCCTGAAGAAGCGGCGTTGAAGTCACATCGAGGATTCGTTCAAGGAGGGACCTGGCCGGTTGGAAGAAGCCCAGTGACGAGAGCGTGCAGCCCCCACTGCCGATGCTCCGTCAAACGCCGCAGGTGCGCGATGCCCCCCAACTACCCCGCGCACCGATCTCGGGCCAATCCAACCGGCCGGACTATTTCTGCAAGGCAAAAGGCAAAAAAGCAAAAGGCGATATGGGAGGGAGGCGCTCATGGGCATGGTAATGGTCAGATGTCCGCAAACCGGACACGCGATTTCCACCGGAATCAAAACCGATCGCGAGAGCTTTCGACGCAGTACCGTGTTCTTCGCGCGCACGCCCTGTCCGTTTTGCCGCGCGGATCACGCCTGGTTTGCGCGGGACGCCTGGGTCGATGAGCCGAGCATCCGCGTGCGGCGACGCCGCGGCGGCGGTTCACCGGCCTGACAATGGTCACCGCTATTGACGACCGCGATGGAGGGACACCATGGCGCAGGTGCAGATCTCGACGGAAACGTCTGCCTGGCTGCTGCAGGCCAAGGACTTTCTCGATGAAGCACGACGGCTGAAGCCCGGTCCGAAGCGCAATCAGTTGCGCGAGACCGCAAAGGTGCTGCGCGAGATCGCGAAGCTCGAAGGGGTATCCTCGCCTGCACGGGAGCTTGATCGGCTGCCGGGAAGCTGATTCGACCAGGAACGCGCTCACACGGCGTCGTCCGCCTCGATTTCCGGGATGCGCGGATCGTTAGCCGGCGCCATTCCGCGCGTTCGAACCTTGTCGCCCGAGAAGATCTCCTCGGCCTCGATACGCATGACGCGATGGCATTCGCACGCCGCCGCCAAGAGCCGCGCCTGGTCGATCTCGATCCGGCCTCGTTGATCCGACCTGATCGCACCGCGCTTGCGCAGATTGCCCATCAGCAAGGTCACCGTTGTTCGTCGTACGCCGAGGATTTGCGACAGCGCGTGCTGGGTCAGCGGGAGGACGTCGCTGTCGACGCGGTCGCGAAGCTGAAGCAGCCAGCGCGCCATCCGCGCCTCGACCGGGTGGAGCGCATTGCAGGCGGCGCCGAGCTGAAACTGGATCAGCATCGATCTGACGTGCTTCTGGATCGCCTGCCGAATCCCGGGACTGCGGCCGAAAGCGGCATGAAAGCGCGGCGCCGGGATCCGCGAGGCGGTACCAGCCGCACGAACGACGGCGGTAATGCCCGACGGCGAGGCTCCAAGGACCGAAAGACTGCCCACGGCCCCTTCGCATCCGACCACACCGGTCGCGACCGTCTGCCCATCCGCCATGTCGATCATCAGCAGGATCGCGCCGCTGTGAGGAAAGAAGACGTAGTCGATCTCGTCACCGGCGCGCGCCAGGACCGCATCCTGTTCGAGCGCGACAGTCTCAAGATCCGGTTTCAGGAGGTCCAGATCCGCCGGCGACAATGTCGCGAGAAGGCGATTACGAGTTCCGCCGGAAATGCTCACCTGCGGGAACGTCATCAATGGTCGCACAGCTTACTCACTCGAACACAGGATCAAAAACAAATTCCAAACGATTGACCGCAAGGTGGAATTCTCCGCGGCAGCGTCCTTAAAGTTAGATGCAAATGCGCCGTCGGACGCAATAGCAAAATGCGCATCGTCGCACCGTAGAACTTCGGGAACCCAAGAACTTCGCCGAGCCCAAGAGTTCCAGTTTCGCACCGCAAGCGCCGCGCGCGACATCCGAACCTGCTCTTTCACCACTTGCGCGGGCTCAGGAAGATGGGCGGACGTGATGTGACTGCTCCACTGCGGCACCCGTCAGGACGCGCGCGAGTGGCGATCCGGCCACGCTCGCATGAGCAGTTCCTGCGCGTCCTTGATTTCGGCAAGATCGAGCGCCGCATCGAAGCCGGCGAGCAACGGCGCCAACAATTGAGATATCTCCTCTGCCCGGCCGCTGCGGCTGTAAAGACGTGCAAGTCCCAGCGCGCCGCGCAGCTCGAACGTCCTGGTCTGTTGCCTTCGCGCAATCTCAAGGGCACGGTGGAAGGCATCCTCGGCGCCGGAAATGTCGGGGGTGTCGCGACGCGACCGCAGCTCGCCCAATACACGGTACAGCTCGGCATCCAGCCAGTGCTGCCCGGACTGCTCCGTCGCGTCGATCAGCTCGTTGATGATGTCGAGCCCCGCCTCGACATGCCCTGCCTCCGCGTTCGCCACCGCGATATGCAATCCCCAGAAGGGATCACAGAGGTAGCAGTCGTTCTCGTGAAGCAATGTCCAGCCGCGCTGCATCTCCGCGAGACCTGCCACTAGGTCGCCGGCACGCCACTTCGCCAAACCATTGAGATAGGTGCCGGCGGCGACATACAGAGGCATCGTGTGATCCTGCGCCAGTCCGAGGGCAAGGATCGTCTCGGTCTGCCGCAACCGGCTGCCGCACAGCCCGTCGAAAACGGCCTTGTGAACCAGCGCATTGGCACGCGCGAGCGCGCGCTGTTCTCCGGAGACGCTCACCGCTGCGCCCGCGAGCTGCCGGGCTCGATCGATCTCGCCACGCGGCCAGAGCACGAGCGCCAGAAATCTCATGATGACGAACGGCAGATCGAGCGTCGACGCCTTGAACGTTGCCGGATCCGGCTCGGTCGCATAGGCAGCGAACGCCTTCTCGAGATGGATGGCCGCGCTCAGATAGTCGCCTGCAAACCAGCAGGTCACTCCGCTGGTCCAGCCCGCGACGATCGTCGCCACCGGCGATTCCGGATGCCGTTCCGCCGCGCCCATGATCGCCTCCGCCAACTCCCGCATCGGCGCGAGCTCACCGTGGGTCAAGCAGGCGTTGAAGAGGCCCGACTGGATCGGCGCCAGTTCGATTGGATCGTCAATGTCAGAGGCGAACCGCCGGGCTCGCGTCCAGGCGGCCACCGTCTCGGGGGCGCTGTGCCCAAGACTGCCCCGCAGCGCGCGGCCGTAGGCGATTTGCAGATGGAGCCGGCCGATCATCCGACCCCGCTCGTCGGGCAGTTCATCGGCGATGGCGACCGCCTTGCCGAGATGTGCGATCGCCTCGCAATAGGCCGAGCGCTTCAGCGCCTGCTGACCGGCTTTGCGCCACCACGCCAGCGCAGTCCGGCCGAGCCCCGCCTCGGTGAAATGATACGCAACGACTTCGGGCTCGATCTCGGCGATCTCGGCAAACTTGGCGCGCAGCACATCGCCGATCTGCTTGTGGAGCAATTGCCGACGGCTCTTGAGCAAGCTCTCGTAAGCCGCTTCCTGGACCAATGCGTGCCTGAAACTGTAGCTTGCATCCGGCGGCGTGCCCCGGCGCAACAGCAACTCCGCCTCCTCGAGCTGGGCGAGCGCCGCGGCAAGCGTCAGATCATCGCGACCGGCCACGCTGCGCAGCAACGCGTATGAGAACTCACGGCCGATCGCTGCGCCGATCTGCGCCACCTCCTTGACCGGCGCCAGGCGGTCGAGCCGGGCCATCAACGAGTCCTGCAGCGTCGCGGGGATCGCCAGCGGCGGCAGCGGATTGTCGAGGCGGTAGCGTCCGGCATTCTCGACGAGCAGCCCCGACTCCATGACCATCTTGGTCAGCTCCTCGACGAACAGCGGGACACCATCCGTCCGCTCGATGATCTGCGTCATCATTTCGCCGGGCAGCAACCGACCGACGGTCACCTGCTCGATCAGCGCGCGCGTATCCTGCCGGTCGAGCCGATCGAGCCGCAACAGGCTGACATTGGCAAGCCCTGCCCATGGCGGCTCGAACTCCGGCCTGAACGTCATCAGCATGAGGATTGGCAATCCCCTGATACGGTCGACCGCGAGATCAAGCAGTTCGAGCGACGTGGCGTCGGCCCAATGCATGTCTTCGCAGACGACAAGCACCGGCTGCTGCCGGGCGAGGCCCTCGAGCTGGTCGAGCAGCGCGGCGAATGTCTGCCGCCGCTGCTGCGCCGGGCTCAGGCCGAGCGGCGGATAGCGGTCACCGGTCGGGATCGACAGCAGCGCCGCGATCAGCGGTGTCACGGTGGGCACGTGCTGGGTACCGAGCGCCAGCATGGCTTCGAGCTTGTCCAGCTTCTGGTCCGAAACATCTTCCGACCTGATGCCGGCGGCACGCTCGAGCTGGGCGACAAAAGGGTGCAGCGCGCTGTTGGTGTGATAGGGCGAGCATTGATACCGCACACGGCGGTGTGTCCCGGGCGCGAGGCTGTCGGACAGCATCGCCACGATGCGCGATTTACCGATACCCGCTTCGCCCGATATCAGCACTGCCTGGCCTTGGCCCTGCCACGCCAGTTGCTGGCGCGACAATGCAAATTCGATCTCCGCCTTGCGGCCGACAAAGCCGATCGAGCGCGCGGTCCGCACCGCCTCGAAACGGCTTTCCGATGCCGGCTCGCCTTCGACGGCCCACACCGCGATCGGCTCGGAGATACCCTTGACCTCGCGGCGACCGAGGTTGCGAAGCGTGAACAGATTGCCGAGCAGCCGGCGTGTCGTGGAGGCCACGACGACCACGCCCGGCTCCGCCAGGCTCTGCAGCCGCGCCGCGATGTTCGGCGCATCGCCGACCAGCGCCTGCTCCTCCGATGCGCCGCCGGAGACGAGGTCGCCGACCACGACAAGCCCGCTTGCGATCGCGATCCGTACCGCAACTCCCCCTTCCGCGCGGGTCTCGAGCTTGCCGATTGCGGCGATGACATCGAGGCCGGCGCGCACCGCGCGCTCCGCGTCATCCTCGTGGGCACGGGGATAGCCGAAATAAGCGAGGATCCCATCGCCGATAAATCTGGCAACGACGCCGTCGTATGTCGTGATCACCCGTGCACAGGCTGCGCGATAGGCGCGGATCACCTCCCACATGTCCTCGGGATCGAGACGCGCCGACAATGCCGTCGAGCCGACCAGGTCGCAGAACATCACAGTGAGGTGGCGGCGCTCGGCATCGTGCGGTGAAACCGGCGCGGCGATCAGTTCGGCTTGATTGAAATCGGCGATCGCACGCAGCATCTTGCGGCGGTGGCCGAGCAGGACCCCGAGCCTGTCGAAGTCTTCATCCGTCAATTCGGGAAGAACGCCAAGGTCGATCCCGTTCTCGGCAAAACGCAGCGCGTATTGCCCAAGCCCCAGCTTCTCAAGCCATTCCGCAATCTGTTGCATTGGCACCACCGACGGGCTGACGGCTGGCCGAATTCCGGACCACGGTAGACCGACGTTACCGCAATCTGTCCGGGGTGGCACTCTGTTTTGCGGTCGTCCGCCCGGAGCAGGATATGCGAATTGTGCCTTGGCGGTGCCCCGTTACAGCCGTGTGCACGCGAACATTCGTAAGCGTGCCGGCCGCCTCACTCCACCTTCGCCGCAACCGGTCCCTTGTCGGTCCAATCCGGCGGCACGCCGGCGCTGTCGCCGACCATGCCGACGAGACCCGGCGCGCGTCCGAACGCTTCGCAGGCCGGATATTTCGGCGCGCCGCCGAGCAGGAAGCCCAGCCGCTGCATCGAGGGCATCGATGGCACGCCGCCGAACGGCGTCACGCCGGTGACCAGCATCTGGCTGAAATCGCCGCCGAACGATGCCGCAAGGCCGTACGCATCGCCCTCCTCCGACATTCGGCCGCTGTCGAAGGCATTGGCCGCGCGGCCCCAGACCATCGCCGCCTTCTGCTGTCCGGCCGGATCACGCGCCTCGGCTTCAAGCGACAGGCTGCCGAGCCCCACTGGAATGCGCGGAACGGGCACCGGCACGCCGGGCAACAGAATCGTCTTCGCCACCGACACACCTTTGGAGACGCCGACTGCCGTCGGATCGGTCGGCACCACATGCGTGATGACGGCGTGAACGGTCAGGTCGGCGGGCTCTGACGCAACCACGTAGAAGCGTTCGCTCAGGCCAGCACACAATGCGCGGTCGGCGGCGTTGGTGACGAGCCTGCGCTGCGCAGCCGTGAAGGGCACTGCCGTTCCGTCCGAGAACACGGTGGGCACGATCCTGATTGTCTTCGCTGCCAGCACCTCTTCCTTGCTCACCCGCAGCTTCGAACGAGTCAGCATCCCGTCCGATTGCTCCATATTGTCGTAGGAGCGGAGTGAACCGGCCTGATCTAGCGTCGCGGTCGCGCAGCCCGAGACCAGCAGACCGAGCAACGTCGCCGCCGCCCGGCCCCGCAGTTGCGCCCCCCGCCCGTTCGCGAATCCATTTGCCTCCGGAATCGGTTTGATCCGGCCTACGCGCGAGCAGGTTGTCATTGGAGCCCCACTGACTTACACTTGGTGTAATTATTACACTTGGTGTAATTATCGTGTTGGGCGGTTTTATGACCGCGGCCGCCGGCTGCGACCGGAAGACGCATGTCGAACCGCGCCGCACCGCGCGTTGACGCCGACGGCCGCGCGAACCCGAGGCCAGGAGTGCTTTGCCCTGATTGCCTGTTCATGAGAAAGCGGCCGATGCCCGAGACACTGAGGAAAACCCGGAAGCCTGCAAAAACAGAAGGCCTGCGCGAGCGAAATCGCCGCGCGACGCTGCAACGCATCGCCGATGTCGGCATGGAGCTGTTTCTGGCCAACGGCTTTGATGCGACGACGCTGGATGAGATCGCGGCGGCGGCCGGCATCTCGCGCCGAACCTTTTTCTACTATTTCAGGAGCAAGGACGACATCCTGCTCGCCCATATCGCCGGCTACGACGATGCGCTCAGGGCATCGATCCGGGACCACACCTCCGCCGGCGAGCCGATCGACGTCGTCCGCGAGGCTCTGCTGGAAATGTCCGCCCGCTTCCAGACGTCGCGAACGGTTGCGATTTCGCGCCTGATCCGCGAGAGCGAAGTGCTGAGCTCCCGCAAGCACCGCAACGATCTGCACCGGGAGCAGGTCGTCTACGCGACGCTGTGCGAATTATGGCCGGGCAGGGACCGCCGCGACCGCCTCCGTCTTGTCGCGATGGCCGCGAGCGGCGCACTGCGCATCGCGGTCGACGCCTGGCTCGAGCAAGGCGGCAAGCGCCAGCTCACCAAATACGTCCAGGACGCCTTCGCCAATCTGAAGGCCGCGATCTGATCGCGCGCTATCGCTGTCGCGATCACTCCTGGAAAAGCGAAGGGCCGCCCGTGGGCGGCCCTTCCTGTCTTACGCGCTCTCGGGCGCCTTGAGGCGGACCAGCTTGGTCAGGAGCGCATCGAGACCCTGACCGTCGCCCGCATGCAGGTCGATGCGGCCGACCTTCTCGACCAGACGCTCGAGCGACTCCAGCTCCTTGAGCCGCAGCAGCAGAGGGTTCTCCTCCATCAGCTTGGCGGTGTTCAGGAGCGAACGCGTCGCCGCTGTCTCCTCCTGCCGGCGGATCAAGTTGGCCTTCGCCACCCGCTCCGCCTCCACCACCTTGTTGACCAGCTCGCGGATCTCGCCGGGCAGGATCACGTCCTTGACGCCGAGCTCGGTGACTTCGACGCCGGAATCCGCGACACGGGCGCGGACATAGTCGCGAAGCTCCTCGTCGAGCGCCGTCTTCGCAGACAGCACCTCGTCCAGCGTGCGGCCGGCCACCGCCTCGCGGATCGCGAACTGCACCAGGCGGTACAGCCACGCATCCACGTCGGGCACCGTTGCCACGACCCGCTCGGGATCGACGATCCGGCGGAACGCGGTCAGCGTCACGCGCAGCGCGATGCGATCCTTGGTCAGCATCTCCTGCGCCGTGATCTCGATCGCCTGAGGACGCAGGTCGAGGCGCTTGACCTCGATCTTGCGGCCCGCAATCCAGAACGCGTGCCGGCCGGGTGCGAGCCGCTCGACCAGCTTGCCCTCGACCGTGAGCAGACCGGCCTCGTGGTTCTCAACCACGGCCTCGGTGATGACGCCGGCCCGGTTGGGCTGGATCATCGCGAGGTGGCGTGCGGTCACGCGGGGATCGCTGGTCACGTCGATGCGCTCGACGTCGACCGACGTCGCGACCTTCCAGTAGACGCGCGTCTGCCAGGGCGTCATCAGTTGCACGGGACGGCCGTCGAGGCTGACGATCGCGATCGCGTTCGCGCGGGTCTCGACCGCCTCGAACAGCTCGTCGGCGAGATCAGGCCGCGCAGCCTTGATCACCGCGTAACGATCCGCAGGGAATTCCGTCCGCACGACGCTGAACAGCTCGGCCTTGAGCTGATGCAGGGGATCGAACAGGCGGTGACGTCCAGGCGCGAGCACCTGCTCGAGCCGGCCGTCGCGCGTCAGCAACGCGCGCTCGCCATCCTTCACCGTCAACGTGGTCGTCAAGAAATGCCAGGTCATGGCAGCCTCCATTATTGCCATCCGGCCCGTGGGCCGGAGAGCGGGTTTCAATTTGCAAAGGACGTGAGGACGCGAACGCGGCTTCCTGTCAGCCAAGCGGGCCGTGGCTTGAGCCTGCGCGATGACGGGCGCACGCGCGCGTTCGCGCGACAAATG of the Bradyrhizobium quebecense genome contains:
- a CDS encoding SPFH domain-containing protein, which codes for MTWHFLTTTLTVKDGERALLTRDGRLEQVLAPGRHRLFDPLHQLKAELFSVVRTEFPADRYAVIKAARPDLADELFEAVETRANAIAIVSLDGRPVQLMTPWQTRVYWKVATSVDVERIDVTSDPRVTARHLAMIQPNRAGVITEAVVENHEAGLLTVEGKLVERLAPGRHAFWIAGRKIEVKRLDLRPQAIEITAQEMLTKDRIALRVTLTAFRRIVDPERVVATVPDVDAWLYRLVQFAIREAVAGRTLDEVLSAKTALDEELRDYVRARVADSGVEVTELGVKDVILPGEIRELVNKVVEAERVAKANLIRRQEETAATRSLLNTAKLMEENPLLLRLKELESLERLVEKVGRIDLHAGDGQGLDALLTKLVRLKAPESA
- a CDS encoding TetR family transcriptional regulator, which codes for MPETLRKTRKPAKTEGLRERNRRATLQRIADVGMELFLANGFDATTLDEIAAAAGISRRTFFYYFRSKDDILLAHIAGYDDALRASIRDHTSAGEPIDVVREALLEMSARFQTSRTVAISRLIRESEVLSSRKHRNDLHREQVVYATLCELWPGRDRRDRLRLVAMAASGALRIAVDAWLEQGGKRQLTKYVQDAFANLKAAI
- a CDS encoding Crp/Fnr family transcriptional regulator encodes the protein MTFPQVSISGGTRNRLLATLSPADLDLLKPDLETVALEQDAVLARAGDEIDYVFFPHSGAILLMIDMADGQTVATGVVGCEGAVGSLSVLGASPSGITAVVRAAGTASRIPAPRFHAAFGRSPGIRQAIQKHVRSMLIQFQLGAACNALHPVEARMARWLLQLRDRVDSDVLPLTQHALSQILGVRRTTVTLLMGNLRKRGAIRSDQRGRIEIDQARLLAAACECHRVMRIEAEEIFSGDKVRTRGMAPANDPRIPEIEADDAV
- a CDS encoding DUF3313 domain-containing protein; the encoded protein is MLTRSKLRVSKEEVLAAKTIRIVPTVFSDGTAVPFTAAQRRLVTNAADRALCAGLSERFYVVASEPADLTVHAVITHVVPTDPTAVGVSKGVSVAKTILLPGVPVPVPRIPVGLGSLSLEAEARDPAGQQKAAMVWGRAANAFDSGRMSEEGDAYGLAASFGGDFSQMLVTGVTPFGGVPSMPSMQRLGFLLGGAPKYPACEAFGRAPGLVGMVGDSAGVPPDWTDKGPVAAKVE
- a CDS encoding adenylate/guanylate cyclase domain-containing protein, with product MQQIAEWLEKLGLGQYALRFAENGIDLGVLPELTDEDFDRLGVLLGHRRKMLRAIADFNQAELIAAPVSPHDAERRHLTVMFCDLVGSTALSARLDPEDMWEVIRAYRAACARVITTYDGVVARFIGDGILAYFGYPRAHEDDAERAVRAGLDVIAAIGKLETRAEGGVAVRIAIASGLVVVGDLVSGGASEEQALVGDAPNIAARLQSLAEPGVVVVASTTRRLLGNLFTLRNLGRREVKGISEPIAVWAVEGEPASESRFEAVRTARSIGFVGRKAEIEFALSRQQLAWQGQGQAVLISGEAGIGKSRIVAMLSDSLAPGTHRRVRYQCSPYHTNSALHPFVAQLERAAGIRSEDVSDQKLDKLEAMLALGTQHVPTVTPLIAALLSIPTGDRYPPLGLSPAQQRRQTFAALLDQLEGLARQQPVLVVCEDMHWADATSLELLDLAVDRIRGLPILMLMTFRPEFEPPWAGLANVSLLRLDRLDRQDTRALIEQVTVGRLLPGEMMTQIIERTDGVPLFVEELTKMVMESGLLVENAGRYRLDNPLPPLAIPATLQDSLMARLDRLAPVKEVAQIGAAIGREFSYALLRSVAGRDDLTLAAALAQLEEAELLLRRGTPPDASYSFRHALVQEAAYESLLKSRRQLLHKQIGDVLRAKFAEIAEIEPEVVAYHFTEAGLGRTALAWWRKAGQQALKRSAYCEAIAHLGKAVAIADELPDERGRMIGRLHLQIAYGRALRGSLGHSAPETVAAWTRARRFASDIDDPIELAPIQSGLFNACLTHGELAPMRELAEAIMGAAERHPESPVATIVAGWTSGVTCWFAGDYLSAAIHLEKAFAAYATEPDPATFKASTLDLPFVIMRFLALVLWPRGEIDRARQLAGAAVSVSGEQRALARANALVHKAVFDGLCGSRLRQTETILALGLAQDHTMPLYVAAGTYLNGLAKWRAGDLVAGLAEMQRGWTLLHENDCYLCDPFWGLHIAVANAEAGHVEAGLDIINELIDATEQSGQHWLDAELYRVLGELRSRRDTPDISGAEDAFHRALEIARRQQTRTFELRGALGLARLYSRSGRAEEISQLLAPLLAGFDAALDLAEIKDAQELLMRAWPDRHSRAS